The Chitinophagaceae bacterium DNA segment CTACTTGTTTGAGAAAGATTTCCAAAGTCGCTCGAGCATCTTGTTCAGCTCTGTGAGCATTCATCAGATCTTTTCCACAATAAAATTTATAAGCCCCCGACAGATTTCTCTTTTCCATCAGATGAAATATCTTTTGAATATCTATAATATTTCTATCAGAAATATGAAAATCCTTTTGTATTCTCAAAAACTCCTCTATCAGTATAGGAATATCAAACTGAATGATATTAAACCCTGCCAAGTCGCATCCTTTTAAAAAAAGAGATACTTCTTCCGCAACATCGGGAAAAAGAGGAGCATCTTTTACGTCAGCATCGCTTATTCCATGCACCAAAGATGCCTCTACAGAAATGGGAATTTGTGGATTTATAAGATAAGTGAGAGTTATTATTTCTTCATTTTCTTTTAATTTTACAAAGCTCAGCTCTACAATTCTATCTGTAGAAACGTTAGCTCCCGTGGTTTCTAAATCAAAAAATACAAGAGGTCTTTTTAAATGGAGTATCACAATGAGACATATTTAGTTGTTGACTATAAAAAAATAAAAATACATTGAATTATAACTTTTTCTCTTTTATGAAAAATAAAAATGTTTTTATTATCAAAAAAAAACTATTTTTACCTGTTATTACAAATATATATATCATATCAATCATTTAACATATTAAAAATAACTATGAAAAAAGAATTATCTTTTTTGTTTGCGAGGGAGTTTGATAATACTATAGAAAATTTAGAACATATTCCTGAAAATATCCTATGGGAAATAAGCGGAGAAATTAAGAATAGTCCAGGAAATCTCATGCTTCATCTCTGCGGAGGGATGTTTCATAACATAGGAAGTGTCCTATTACAAAATGGGTACGTGAGAGATAGGGAGGGAGAATTTAAAAATAAAAATATTCCAAAAGCCAAATTAAAAGAAATGCTTTTAGAAGCAAAAAAACTCATCTGCCATACATTAGATACCATTACTGAAGAAGAATTACAAAAAGAATTTCCTACACAACAATTAGGATATCCGATGACAACAGAGTTTTTAATAATACATCTCTACGGGCATTTGAACTATCATTTAGGGCAAATCAATTATTTTTGGAGAATATATAAAAAATAAAGTAAAATACAAAAAATAAAATAGAACACTGATTGAACAGATACTACTGATTTAAATCATTACAAATCACATATATTAGTGTAATCAGTGTGCTATTAAAAATGGTAACTCTTTATACCAAGAGTTATTTTAATTCTTTAATATCCATTTCAAAAGCCCCTTCAAAGAAAGCAAAGTAATGAAATCCCCGCTGCCCAAGGTCGTCTAATTGTTTTTTTACATTTTTCTTTTGCATTTCTAGAGAAACAGAATATCCCTTCTCTCTGTATCTTTGAGCTGCCTCCAGGAGAGAAGTGTAATTACCAATATCTTCTTTATACAGAATGGTTAATTTCTTTTTCGGATGAGGGATTTCAAAATTTCTTTCTTCCAAGAGAGCAATAACCCGCTCAAAACCTATGGAAAACCCACAAGCAGGAACCTCTTTTTCTTCCTGCAATATTTTTCCTATCATTTTATTATAACGCCCCCCACCTGCGATAGACGATTTATAACCTTCCATTTCTATTTCAAATATCTGCCCCGTATAATATCCCATTCCTCTTACCAATGAAATATCAAAATATATAGAATACTCATTCCCAGCTTGAGCAGAGACAGTACTTATAACAGTAACTAAATCATTAAAAATTTCTTTGGGGATGCTGGGTAAAACATCGTATACAGAACCCACAGTAATTCCACTTTCCGTTGTTCTTTCTAAAGTATTCATAAACTTATCAATAGAAAGAGAAGAAAATTTTGCATCTTCTAACTCCT contains these protein-coding regions:
- a CDS encoding 3'-5' exonuclease, with the translated sequence MILHLKRPLVFFDLETTGANVSTDRIVELSFVKLKENEEIITLTYLINPQIPISVEASLVHGISDADVKDAPLFPDVAEEVSLFLKGCDLAGFNIIQFDIPILIEEFLRIQKDFHISDRNIIDIQKIFHLMEKRNLSGAYKFYCGKDLMNAHRAEQDARATLEIFLKQVEKYQGQEVVNLKGEKLGTIENDMDLLHTITQSNVVDFAGRIIRNEDGQAIFNFGKHKGKIVLEVLKKEPSFYHWMMRSQFPLDTKRKLTDLKKQIDEKK
- a CDS encoding DUF1572 family protein; the encoded protein is MKKELSFLFAREFDNTIENLEHIPENILWEISGEIKNSPGNLMLHLCGGMFHNIGSVLLQNGYVRDREGEFKNKNIPKAKLKEMLLEAKKLICHTLDTITEEELQKEFPTQQLGYPMTTEFLIIHLYGHLNYHLGQINYFWRIYKK